One part of the Arabidopsis thaliana chromosome 4, partial sequence genome encodes these proteins:
- the SQD1 gene encoding sulfoquinovosyldiacylglycerol 1 (sulfoquinovosyldiacylglycerol 1 (SQD1); FUNCTIONS IN: UDPsulfoquinovose synthase activity, sulfotransferase activity, zinc ion binding; INVOLVED IN: cellular response to phosphate starvation, sulfolipid biosynthetic process, glycolipid biosynthetic process; LOCATED IN: chloroplast; EXPRESSED IN: 24 plant structures; EXPRESSED DURING: 14 growth stages; CONTAINS InterPro DOMAIN/s: NAD-dependent epimerase/dehydratase (InterPro:IPR001509), NAD(P)-binding domain (InterPro:IPR016040); Has 10748 Blast hits to 10748 proteins in 2398 species: Archae - 273; Bacteria - 7931; Metazoa - 289; Fungi - 89; Plants - 466; Viruses - 5; Other Eukaryotes - 1695 (source: NCBI BLink).), which produces MAHLLSASCPSVISLSSSSSKNSVKPFVSGQTFFNAQLLSRSSLKGLLFQEKKPRKSCVFRATAVPITQQAPPETSTNNSSSKPKRVMVIGGDGYCGWATALHLSKKNYEVCIVDNLVRRLFDHQLGLESLTPIASIHDRISRWKALTGKSIELYVGDICDFEFLAESFKSFEPDSVVHFGEQRSAPYSMIDRSRAVYTQHNNVIGTLNVLFAIKEFGEECHLVKLGTMGEYGTPNIDIEEGYITITHNGRTDTLPYPKQASSFYHLSKVHDSHNIAFTCKAWGIRATDLNQGVVYGVKTDETEMHEELRNRLDYDAVFGTALNRFCVQAAVGHPLTVYGKGGQTRGYLDIRDTVQCVEIAIANPAKAGEFRVFNQFTEQFSVNELASLVTKAGSKLGLDVKKMTVPNPRVEAEEHYYNAKHTKLMELGLEPHYLSDSLLDSLLNFAVQFKDRVDTKQIMPSVSWKKIGVKTKSMTT; this is translated from the exons ATGGCGCATCTACTTTCAGCTTCATGCCCTTCAGTTATCTCACttagcagcagcagcagcaagaaTTCAGTTAAGCCGTTTGTTTCAGGGCAGACCTTCTTCAATGCTCAGCTTCTTTCAAGATCTTCTCTCAAAGGACTTCTCTTCCAAGAGAAGAAACCGAGAAAAAGCTGCGTTTTCAGAGCAACTGCTGTACCTATAACCCAACAAGCACCACCCGAAACATCTACCAATAACTCATCCTCTAAACCAAAGCGTGTTATGGTCATTGGTGGAGATGGTTATTGCGGTTGGGCTACTGCTCTCCACTTGTCCAAGAAGAATTACGAAGTTTGCATTGTTGACAACCTTGTAAGACGTCTTTTCGACCACCAGCTTGGACTTGAGTCATTGACTCCTATTGCCTCCATTCATGACCGAATCAGCCGATGGAAGGCTTTGACAGGGAAATCAATTGAGTTGTACGTTGGTGATATCTGTGATTTCGAATTCTTAGCTGAGTCTTTCAAGTCTTTTGAGCCGGATTCAGTTGTCCACTTTGGGGAACAGAGATCCGCTCCTTACTCGATGATTGACCGGTCCAGAGCAGTTTATACACAGCACAACAATGTGATTGGGACTCTCAACGTTCTCTTTGCTATAAAAGAGTTTGGAGAGGAGTGTCATCTTGTAAAACTTGGGACGATGGGTGAGTATGGAACTCCAAATATTGACATCGAGGAAGGTTATATAACCATAACCCACAACGGTAGAACTGACACTTTGCCATACCCCAAGCAAGCTAGCTCCTTTTATCATCTTAGCAAAGTTCATGATTCGCACAACATTGCTTTTACTTGCAAGGCTTGGGGTATTAGAGCCACTGATCTCAACCAAGGAGTTGTTTATGGAGTGAAGACTGATGAGACAGAGATGCATGAGGAACTCCGTAACCGACTGGATTACGATGCTGTGTTTGGTACAGCACTTAACCGGTTCTGTGTGCAAGCTGCTGTTGGTCACCCACTTACAGTTTATGGTAAAGGTGGTCAG ACGAGAGGCTACCTCGATATAAGAGACACGGTTCAATGTGTTGAGATCGCTATAGCAAACCCGGCAAAAGCTGGTGAGTTCCGGGTCTTCAACCAATTTACAGAACAGTTTTCAGTCAATGAACTGGCTTCACTCGTCACTAAAGCGGGTTCAAAGCTTGGGCTAGACGTGAAAAAGATGACGGTGCCTAACCCGAGAGTGGAGGCAGAAGAACATTACTACAACGCAAAGCACACTAAGCTGATGGAACTTGGACTTGAGCCTCACTATCTATCTGACTCACTTCTTGATTCGTTGCTCAACTTTGCTGTTCAGTTTAAAGATCGTGTGGACACGAAACAAATCATGCCTAGTGTTTCCTGGAAGAAGATTGGCGTCAAGACTAAGTCCATGACCACATAA